Proteins encoded within one genomic window of Ferroacidibacillus organovorans:
- a CDS encoding MDR family MFS transporter produces the protein MTNDREHHRNTTSRIWVMVTVMLAMMLAALDMTIVGTAMPSIINDLHGLATYSWVFSAYLLTSTVPVPIFSKLADMYGRKRLFLIGAGIFTIGSLLCGTAINMPQLIAYRAIQGLGAAGVLPIALTIIGDVFTLEQRARIQGFFSAVWGISAVIGPLLGAIIVEYTNWRLVFYLNVPIGILVMIVLALSFKERLNVTKHRLDWQGTILLSSGVTLLLLALVQDSNHLLSPSAIALFTLTLILLVTFAWWERRAAEPVLPGILFQQRMLLVANGVNLFAGAVMFGLISYLPLFVQGVEGGSPTLAGRAITPMLIGWPLAALVAGPLLLRVGFRIIGIAGGILIAVGSAVLAAALNSGQVTVDSALFLIGVGMGLSLTGLLIAAQNAVPWNVRGAVTGSSQFFRTIGGSIGVALMGAILNAQLTTRAISTHATTNPSLITESLLSANVRTVLPSPVLTAYVNVLDGSLHDVFIAGFIFSLAVAALVLIIPSQRTASSSQSQSVSQVSS, from the coding sequence GTGACAAACGACCGCGAACACCACAGGAATACCACGTCCAGGATTTGGGTCATGGTCACCGTCATGTTGGCCATGATGTTGGCTGCGCTTGATATGACCATCGTCGGAACCGCCATGCCAAGCATTATCAATGACTTGCATGGACTTGCAACATACAGCTGGGTTTTTTCTGCCTACCTGCTCACGTCGACCGTCCCCGTTCCGATCTTTTCAAAATTAGCCGATATGTACGGCCGCAAACGCCTGTTTCTCATCGGTGCAGGCATTTTCACGATCGGTTCACTCTTGTGCGGGACCGCTATAAACATGCCCCAATTGATTGCCTATCGAGCCATTCAGGGCCTTGGCGCGGCAGGGGTTCTCCCGATTGCCTTGACTATTATCGGGGATGTTTTTACTTTAGAACAGCGCGCACGTATCCAAGGATTCTTTTCAGCTGTCTGGGGAATCTCGGCAGTCATCGGGCCACTGCTTGGAGCGATTATCGTTGAGTATACGAATTGGCGGCTCGTGTTTTACTTGAACGTGCCTATCGGTATTCTCGTCATGATCGTATTGGCACTCTCGTTCAAAGAGCGTCTAAACGTTACAAAACATCGACTTGACTGGCAGGGAACAATCCTGCTTTCTTCAGGTGTAACCCTCCTTCTGCTCGCGCTTGTGCAGGATTCGAATCACCTGCTCTCGCCATCTGCAATTGCCTTGTTTACGCTGACACTCATCTTACTCGTTACCTTTGCATGGTGGGAGCGCCGCGCTGCAGAACCCGTGCTGCCAGGGATCTTGTTTCAACAGCGCATGCTTCTCGTCGCAAACGGTGTAAACCTGTTCGCCGGTGCCGTGATGTTTGGTTTAATCTCGTACTTACCACTCTTCGTACAAGGTGTTGAAGGCGGATCACCCACACTCGCAGGCCGCGCGATCACACCGATGCTCATTGGTTGGCCGCTCGCGGCGCTCGTTGCCGGCCCCCTTCTCTTGCGCGTCGGATTCAGGATCATCGGGATCGCAGGCGGGATTTTGATCGCCGTCGGATCAGCGGTTCTTGCCGCTGCCTTGAACAGCGGTCAAGTCACGGTGGACAGCGCCCTCTTTCTGATCGGTGTCGGCATGGGCCTTTCACTGACAGGATTGCTCATCGCGGCGCAAAATGCCGTACCGTGGAATGTGCGAGGTGCAGTCACAGGCTCAAGTCAATTCTTTCGCACTATTGGCGGTTCCATTGGCGTGGCACTCATGGGCGCAATTTTAAACGCTCAATTGACCACTCGCGCGATCTCAACGCATGCGACAACAAACCCGTCGCTCATCACGGAATCCCTGCTCTCTGCAAATGTGCGCACCGTTTTGCCGAGTCCTGTGTTGACAGCGTATGTGAACGTACTCGACGGATCACTGCACGATGTGTTTATCGCCGGATTCATTTTTTCACTCGCAGTCGCTGCACTGGTTCTGATCATTCCAAGTCAGCGCACAGCATCGAGTTCTCAATCACAAAGCGTCAGTCAGGTTTCATCCTGA
- a CDS encoding response regulator encodes MIRILLVDDYPETLEALTQLYELHENVKVGGYALNGTELMKILAQETFDIISIDIQLGKENGLKLCESIHRNDPDAFILMCSLEASEATQKDAARAGASYFLAKPITSTSVRDAIKAYTDAKMRRTIPESSDHWIDNFLIK; translated from the coding sequence ATGATTAGGATTTTATTAGTCGACGATTATCCCGAAACACTCGAAGCGCTCACTCAATTGTACGAACTCCATGAAAATGTAAAAGTTGGAGGATACGCCCTGAACGGAACGGAACTCATGAAAATTCTTGCACAAGAAACATTTGATATCATCTCGATCGACATTCAATTAGGCAAAGAAAATGGTCTAAAGCTTTGTGAGTCGATCCACCGAAACGATCCTGACGCATTTATTCTCATGTGCTCTCTGGAAGCGAGCGAGGCTACCCAAAAAGATGCCGCTCGCGCAGGTGCATCCTATTTTTTAGCAAAACCCATCACATCCACCTCAGTCCGAGACGCGATCAAAGCCTATACGGACGCAAAAATGAGACGCACCATTCCCGAATCAAGCGATCATTGGATTGACAACTTTTTAATCAAGTGA
- a CDS encoding FapA family protein codes for MLKTFLKYLQSDHKKNENRTVQNAVTYSFPIVSPPTTPQIKKEPLFLSIDGYAYIENNELVVVDPKNYGFYATVVVPDDPRLDFLIDGKKVTGEVVVSELCQIRAVTRDREPSIELCTRVSDDKLSVSAIIQIEHGSKVLLSNSQPALQTVLVLEEHEESLEMAPISPHAILTMLREQNYQGEIDYAAIHRLCERSSSGEEVVLRGLAPQQGEPSRFHQIHLPIEMDFELRRSHPSRVTAGTIIAEQHLGVEGTPGRDVFGHEIKAMQIISPLTFGQGVIQVNTHIVAAKNGRTVFTRQRIDVVPECIVEHDVTSKDGKIIFDGNILIKGSVLDGASIHATESVFVYGDVFHSTIYAGQDVIVAKTVHNSKIWAGHLKTFYTDLLPLLERILSGLEQLKEEYLLIKAHVLRRYNAQSVLPKISATLLEKRHKNLLDDLVCFAKEYQNHLAVDREYHALSELLCEKWKNIQNEPLLEEDIRNLLSKMSDYHSQVENLASGKSVLRVSNAISSYLHSSGNIFITDKGCFSSNLESQKAIAIRGSLRGGFATAHHFVSIGELGSSYGIESSVRVTRSSGVIKIALRHPNTLVELCGKRDRCYSEEPNFCLRGEQNND; via the coding sequence ATGCTAAAAACTTTTCTCAAATACCTCCAGTCCGATCACAAAAAAAATGAAAACCGTACTGTACAAAATGCTGTGACATACTCCTTTCCCATCGTCTCACCCCCAACCACGCCACAAATAAAAAAAGAACCGCTTTTTTTATCCATTGACGGTTACGCATATATAGAAAATAACGAACTTGTCGTCGTCGATCCTAAAAATTACGGATTTTACGCAACCGTTGTCGTTCCGGACGATCCGCGTTTGGATTTTTTGATTGACGGGAAAAAAGTCACTGGCGAAGTGGTAGTCAGTGAACTCTGCCAAATTCGTGCAGTCACACGCGATAGAGAACCGTCAATCGAATTATGTACGAGGGTTTCTGATGATAAGCTATCCGTCTCCGCCATCATTCAGATTGAACACGGAAGCAAGGTTTTATTATCCAATAGCCAACCCGCTTTGCAAACTGTACTCGTGCTGGAAGAGCATGAAGAATCTTTGGAGATGGCACCCATTTCTCCCCATGCAATTCTAACCATGCTCAGAGAGCAAAATTACCAAGGAGAGATCGATTACGCTGCCATCCATCGCTTATGTGAACGTTCATCCTCAGGCGAGGAAGTTGTCCTAAGGGGTCTCGCGCCACAGCAAGGAGAACCAAGCCGCTTCCATCAGATCCATCTCCCCATCGAAATGGATTTTGAATTGCGACGATCTCACCCTTCCCGCGTTACCGCAGGCACAATCATCGCAGAACAGCACTTGGGCGTGGAAGGAACCCCCGGCCGCGATGTGTTTGGTCATGAGATTAAAGCCATGCAGATCATCTCACCCCTCACGTTTGGACAGGGCGTCATCCAAGTCAATACGCATATCGTCGCGGCAAAAAACGGAAGAACCGTCTTCACAAGACAGCGAATTGACGTCGTTCCTGAATGCATTGTCGAACATGATGTCACCTCGAAAGATGGAAAGATCATTTTTGACGGAAATATCCTGATAAAGGGGTCTGTACTTGATGGCGCATCGATCCATGCGACCGAATCTGTTTTTGTATACGGAGATGTTTTTCACTCTACAATCTATGCCGGACAAGATGTCATCGTGGCGAAAACCGTCCATAACTCTAAGATTTGGGCAGGACATTTAAAAACGTTCTACACCGATCTGCTTCCATTGCTTGAGCGCATATTGTCAGGTCTTGAACAGTTAAAGGAAGAGTATTTGTTGATTAAAGCGCATGTGCTAAGACGTTATAACGCACAGTCCGTCTTGCCGAAAATCTCAGCCACACTACTCGAAAAAAGACACAAGAATTTACTTGATGATCTTGTCTGTTTTGCAAAAGAGTATCAAAACCATCTCGCGGTTGATCGCGAATATCACGCTTTGTCTGAACTGTTATGCGAAAAATGGAAAAATATACAAAATGAACCGCTTCTAGAAGAAGACATTCGGAACCTTCTATCGAAAATGAGTGACTACCATAGTCAAGTTGAAAATCTTGCTTCAGGCAAGTCGGTTCTCCGCGTCTCGAATGCCATTTCTTCTTATTTACACTCCAGCGGAAATATCTTCATCACGGATAAAGGATGTTTTTCAAGTAACCTAGAGAGTCAAAAAGCGATTGCCATACGCGGAAGCTTACGTGGTGGATTTGCGACAGCACATCATTTTGTATCGATTGGAGAGTTGGGGAGTTCCTACGGAATCGAGAGCAGTGTTCGCGTCACACGTTCATCAGGTGTGATTAAAATTGCATTGCGCCATCCCAATACGCTTGTTGAATTATGCGGCAAACGTGATCGCTGTTACTCGGAAGAGCCTAATTTTTGTTTAAGGGGCGAGCAAAATAATGATTAG